AGTATGATGCAAGCATTAAACAATATGCCCAAAAATATGCTTATATCAACGCTGAAGGGACTCGAGTAGTGAGTTGGGATTTTGCGAAATACACCAATCACTGCTGTGATAGCAATACTTTGTGTACGGGTTATGGCTTTGACCTTGTGATTCGAGACATTGAAGAGGGGGAGGAAATCACCTGTGAATATGGCCCACTCAATGTAGAAACCGAAATGCCCTTGGAGTGTGCTCGTCCAGGATGTAGGGGTCTATATAGTCCAACAGATTTTGAAAAATATCATTCCGTATGGGATGAAAAAATCAAGAATGCTTTGGTACATTTTAGAGAAGTAGAACAGCCGTTGTTGGTCTTTTTGGAGGTGAAAACTTTAGGGCAAATTGGTGATTTCTTGATGGATAATCACCAATATCAGTCAGTTACCAACCTAAAATGGCATACAAAAACGGTACTTGTTTAATCTCCCCAAGCAATAAAATCGGAAATTGAAGTACAGTCGTCAATCAATTTATCGTAATACGCTGCAAAATTGCTGCGTAGAAGATTGTAGTAATGATTGTCCTTAAACTGTGGTTCTTCCCTGTCCCAAGGATTATCGGCAGCAAGTGTTTTTTCAAACAATTCCTGTCGGTAATCACATTTTCCAGCCATTCTATAACACAAGGCTGCAAAACTACAAGAACTTGCTATTTCTGCTGCTTTCACATAGTAGTTTTTGGCTTGTGTGCAACCATAAAAATTGGCAATATCATCATATTGTTTGTTTGAGGTACTCAAGCTGTACTCCCATGCACTTGTTGCCCAATAACGCACCATCATCCACGAATTGCCGTAGAAAGTCATGTTGTAATATCCATTGGCTATCAAGAAATTGCAGGATGCTTCATCGAGTCCTCCTTCTGCTGCAATGGTTTTCAAATTCAACATTTCTTTGACAAATTCGAGTTTGGTGTATCGTATTGTATCACCAATCGTTGCGGTATGTCCGCTGTAAAAATTGGCATAAAAAGGATTGGCATCCAAATAGGTTTCATAATCAAAGGCATCGCTTTTCCAATAGTCTTTTGGGATTTGATTGAAAACTGCCAATGATTCTTCCATTTTATCTTGTCGCAGATACATGGTTCCCAGTAAATCCAATATTCTATTTTGGTCTTCAACTACTTTTTGGGTTAAGAACTGCTCATAAGGTGTTTTATCTTTTTTGACTGCCAGCTCCAATAGGTTTTCCAAATCTTTGGTATCTGCAAACTCATTGAGGTAGAAAAAGTAATCGCTATAATTGGAGTTGATAAATTCTTTTGTAGGTGCACGTAATAAATTGTTTACTTGAGATATAAACATAGCTGCTTTTGATACTTCTTTGTTTTTTTCGTAGCGAGCAGCCAAAGCAAACATCACTTTTTCATAAGTAGTAGGACTTGGGTATCCATATTCACTTTCTTTTTGTTTATCAGGTGGATAGTTTTTTTGAAGCCATTGCAGCGATTCAAAAAGCTGACTTTCTGCCTCTTGCGAAATACCGCCATAATCGTTGGTAAATGCCATAATTCGGGTGAGGTGGATTTGATTTTGAATTTCTTCATTTGTTCCTTTTGCAGTTTCGGCTTGCTGCAAATAGGTGTTGGCTTGCAGGTAGTTGTCGTTCATAAATGAAAGATAAGCAGCTGATAAATTCCAAAATGCAAGGTTATGGACCTTATTGCTTTGAATTCCTTTTTCGACGAAGTTCAATATTCTGTCCAAATATTTTCGGTCGTTTTCTTTGTTTTGGTCGTCAATTTCTTCGTAGTTGATAAAAATACTTGCTGACTCAAAACCTGTGTAAGCAGGCGTAAGTAGCCAGTCTTCTAATTTGTTGATTTCTCGGGTAATCAACAATTCCAATTCGGGCATATCAGTAGCAAGCGCATATACATTGTTGATGCTCTCCAATGCTTTGCCTGGGCTTCTAATGCCTTTCATCAGCCAAAGTGCCGCTTTTTCTTGGTCATTTTTAGCGAATTTCAAACTTGCTTCGATGTTATTTCCTTCAAAGCCTTGATAGGCACGGTGTCGTTTGTTGGGAGCATTTTTGAAGGATATTGCAAAATTGTAATCTGCTGCCGCTTCTTGACCCGTATGGAATAGAGCTGTTGCCCTATGCATCATTGCCCAATATTTCACAATGCTTTCACTTTGAAGTGGTTTGATATATTGGTCATATAGTTTGACTGCTTGAGGATAATCTTCGAGATAGCGAGCTAAAACCACCATTTGGTAGCCATATCGCAATTGCAGTTTAGGATTTGCTTGTGGATAGACGTTTTTGGCGAGGTCAATGAGTTTTTGAAGTGCAGGTTTGGCCAATTTATCATCTGTCCATGCGCCACCGATTTCCAAAGCCTTTTCTACCTCTTTGGCATAGAGTATGTAATCAAGTGTAGCCTTATCTTGTTTTTCTACCAAATGTTTAACCAATTGATATTTATAGATGTTTTTGTTTTTTAGCGCATCCATATTTACATATTCCACATCACTTTGCTTAAATTGATATCTGTACAGAAACTTGCGTATTTCTTCAATTTCTACTTCGTTTTCGAGGTAATTTGCCCACTCCTGCAAATTTGTGTCTATTCCCATTTTGATAAGTTCTGGCACGCCTTCATTCAGAAAAATAGTGGTAAAATAAAAAGGACGGTACTGCTGCAAGCCTGCAGTATTGGGGCTAAATAAGCTGTAACGATAATCTTCTGCCATCGGATAATCACTGCAAGTGTGCAAAGTTGTTGGAGAGAAAAATGCAATGATTATCAGGTAAAAAAATATCTTTTTGATAGGGTTTTTCATGTTTTCTATTTAGGGTTCAGACTATTATTCAATAGCGCATTTTGAAGGGAAAAATTATTCATTTTCCTCAATATTTTTCTCTGTTTCTAAGGCAATGTTATCACCATCTTTGAGCAAATACAGTTGTTTTGTGCTATCTGCAATATTGATAACAAATTTGTTGGCTGCAATATTCTGTCGGTGATGCTTTTTTTCACGACCTTCTACCCAATCAACCGATACATGGTTGGGACCGATATAAAAAGGCACTTCAATGCTGTTTTGTTCACCGTCTTTTTCAGAATCAAAATGATAACTTGTAAATCCGCCACTATTGACTTTGAAGTGAATAAAGGTATTGGGAGAGAGTAAACTATCTTCAATGTGTACTTCAATGTTTTGCTTGAGAGGTTCGGTTTTATCTTTGGCTATTTTACGAACCATTGCATCAATTTTTTCAAATCTTTTAATATATTTTTTACGAATAAAACTCGTACCTGCATCACTTTTCTGAACTTGTTTTCCGTTTGCTCGAATGTTGATACTTGTACCGCCTCTATCATAGACCATCTCTTTTTTCTCCTTGATGCTGTTAAATTTTTGTTTTACGCATAGTTGATAGATGCTGTCTAATTCTTTGTCCGTGAGTTGAAAATAAACTTTGTTGTGTGCATTAAACACATGGTAGTCGATATTAGAACTATCGCTGGAAAGTTCAATACTATATCCCGTTGGCATCATTCCTCCGTGATCGCTCAGTCTGATAGAAAAATCTGATGGACGCTCCTTAGGCATTGAAGAGCAGCTGAAGAGTGTAAGCCAAAAAGAGAAAAGAATAGGGGTGGCAAAATTTATTTTTTTCATGGTTTTTGAATTTATAAACATTACACAGTCTTTAGGCTTTAAATTATTAAACTACGAATCAATATACAAAAAGA
The Chitinophagales bacterium genome window above contains:
- a CDS encoding SET domain-containing protein codes for the protein MIHPQTSLRYINDVVGYGVFAKAFIPKGTVIQAHDALEIEIPEVVYEQYDASIKQYAQKYAYINAEGTRVVSWDFAKYTNHCCDSNTLCTGYGFDLVIRDIEEGEEITCEYGPLNVETEMPLECARPGCRGLYSPTDFEKYHSVWDEKIKNALVHFREVEQPLLVFLEVKTLGQIGDFLMDNHQYQSVTNLKWHTKTVLV